The proteins below come from a single Kitasatospora sp. NBC_00315 genomic window:
- a CDS encoding MFS transporter, with the protein MERSLPTARLATFAYFILNGFLMGMWIVHIPTVEHRAGIGHGTLGWLLLLLGAGAFAGMQIVGPLTDRFSARAVVPVAAALCSAALVLPGFAGGPWTLGGALLVLGFGNGCLDVAMNAHAVQVERGYGRPVMSAFHAAFSIGGVLAALLGAGTLGRGWSPGATLAVVAGVGLVAAAVAAPGLLAPEPAPAAAPAGDGDGARTRRGTPRRIWVLAALALMLMLCEGVANDWSVLHLRDVLDAPAATAALAYGAFAAAMTAGRLLADRVAGRFGPVAVLRFGSVLGGAGLTLAALSPWIAPALIGWTVFGIGLSGCIPQLFSAAGHADPAAAGANVSRVAGLGYLGMLAGPAVIGPLTHVVPLNLAFFLPVAFCAVAAVAAGTLRAAPPEPLAAPTTLRTVQPLEPSGHRAAHQE; encoded by the coding sequence ATGGAGAGATCACTGCCGACCGCACGGCTGGCCACGTTCGCCTACTTCATCCTCAACGGCTTCCTCATGGGGATGTGGATCGTCCACATCCCCACCGTCGAGCACCGGGCCGGGATCGGGCACGGCACCCTCGGCTGGCTGCTGCTGCTGCTCGGGGCCGGTGCGTTCGCGGGCATGCAGATCGTCGGTCCGCTCACCGACCGCTTCAGCGCCCGGGCCGTCGTACCGGTCGCCGCGGCGCTCTGCAGCGCGGCCCTCGTGCTGCCCGGGTTCGCCGGGGGCCCCTGGACGCTGGGCGGCGCCCTGCTGGTGCTCGGCTTCGGCAACGGCTGCCTGGACGTCGCGATGAACGCCCATGCCGTCCAGGTCGAGCGTGGCTACGGCCGCCCGGTGATGTCCGCCTTCCACGCCGCCTTCTCCATCGGGGGTGTCCTCGCCGCGCTTCTCGGCGCCGGCACCCTCGGGCGGGGCTGGAGCCCCGGCGCGACGCTGGCCGTGGTGGCCGGCGTCGGTCTCGTCGCCGCCGCCGTGGCCGCCCCCGGACTGCTGGCGCCCGAGCCCGCGCCCGCCGCGGCGCCGGCCGGCGACGGCGACGGCGCGAGGACCCGGCGCGGGACACCCCGCCGGATCTGGGTGCTGGCCGCGCTCGCCCTGATGCTCATGCTCTGCGAAGGGGTGGCCAACGACTGGAGCGTGCTGCACCTGCGGGACGTCCTCGACGCGCCCGCCGCCACCGCGGCCCTCGCCTACGGCGCCTTCGCCGCCGCGATGACGGCCGGCCGTCTGCTGGCCGACCGGGTGGCCGGCCGCTTCGGTCCCGTCGCCGTCCTGCGCTTCGGCTCCGTCCTGGGCGGTGCGGGCCTGACCCTCGCCGCGCTCTCACCGTGGATCGCACCGGCGCTGATCGGCTGGACCGTGTTCGGCATCGGCCTGTCCGGCTGCATCCCCCAGCTCTTCAGCGCGGCGGGCCACGCCGACCCGGCCGCCGCCGGGGCGAACGTCTCCCGGGTGGCCGGCCTCGGCTACCTCGGCATGCTCGCCGGACCGGCCGTGATCGGTCCGCTGACCCACGTCGTCCCGCTCAACCTCGCGTTCTTCCTGCCGGTCGCGTTCTGTGCCGTGGCGGCCGTGGCGGCCGGCACCCTGCGGGCCGCACCCCCGGAGCCCCTGGCCGCCCCGACGACGCTACGGACGGTGCAGCCCCTGGAGCCCTCCGGTCACCGGGCCGCTCACCAGGAGTGA
- a CDS encoding DeoR/GlpR family DNA-binding transcription regulator produces the protein MASTERLRQITEVVREAGRMGIAELAELTGASEMTVRRDLEVLAEQGVLERYRGGARSLLLRGEEPPFALRVAEGAEAKRRIAAEVARLISDGESVVLDSGTTCLEVAHALEGRRLTVMPLSLHAVNALARAPQLTLLVPGGRPRAGELALTGPLTEASLAALRFDTAVIGCCGLTARDGLTAYDLDDAAIKRAAIASARRVIAVADGAKLTRTALAFVAPASALHAVVTDEGAPAGESAALAAAGVTVRRV, from the coding sequence ATGGCGAGTACGGAGCGACTGCGGCAGATCACCGAGGTGGTACGTGAGGCGGGCCGGATGGGCATCGCGGAACTGGCCGAGCTGACCGGGGCCTCCGAGATGACCGTCCGCCGGGATCTGGAGGTGCTGGCCGAACAGGGAGTCCTGGAGCGCTACCGGGGCGGAGCGCGAAGTCTGCTGCTGCGCGGGGAGGAGCCGCCGTTCGCGCTCCGGGTCGCGGAGGGGGCGGAGGCCAAGCGGCGGATCGCGGCCGAGGTGGCGCGGCTCATCTCCGACGGTGAGTCCGTGGTTCTCGACAGCGGCACGACCTGCCTGGAGGTGGCGCACGCGTTGGAGGGCCGCAGGCTCACCGTGATGCCGCTGTCACTGCACGCGGTCAACGCCCTCGCCAGGGCACCGCAGTTGACGCTCCTGGTGCCCGGCGGCCGGCCGCGCGCCGGCGAGCTGGCACTCACCGGCCCGCTGACCGAGGCCTCGCTGGCAGCCCTGCGCTTCGACACCGCCGTCATCGGCTGCTGCGGCCTGACCGCCAGGGACGGCCTGACCGCCTACGACCTGGACGACGCGGCGATCAAGCGGGCCGCGATCGCCTCGGCCCGCCGGGTCATCGCCGTCGCCGACGGCGCCAAGCTGACCCGTACCGCCCTGGCCTTCGTCGCGCCGGCCTCGGCCCTGCACGCGGTGGTCACCGACGAAGGCGCCCCGGCCGGGGAGAGCGCGGCCCTCGCCGCGGCCGGGGTGACCGTGCGCAGGGTGTGA
- a CDS encoding ricin-type beta-trefoil lectin domain protein, whose product MHGSCTRRARRILAVGGCLALLSAALVGATVAAAPAARAASDVVTDGNARFEVLSPTLVRLEYAGDGVFQDGTTFNAVNRTFPVPAYTTGVSSDGYREIRTSGLTLRYKQGSGPFTAANLAVTLAGTGVTAAPSFPSFCVVGSACEAENGTVTGSAKAAYDHSGHTGSGFVAGYQGAGSGFGQDVSQIPSTGSYRLSVRYSNAAGGTGSLSTRINGAAGPALGLPATSSWDTWSTASTTVNLTAGTDAVSIVQNAGDTGKVNIDSLAVTPVSTTAYPTASGALTTTGYGAGPTDTLGGWSRSLDNPGTLPVPEHPGILDRDGWYLMDDTRSALLSASHTVTDRPGHGGQPYEDGYFFGYGQNYKQGLADLNTLTGSAALLPESAYGVWYSRYYPYATADYENTLLPAFRASNTPIDWLVVDTDWKSPTRWNGWGWNSSLFPDPQAFMNWTRSQGLAVSLNIHPTIDSADPQFAATNSAAGGLASDGGSTYRFDWSDPKQLAAYLALHQPIEQQGVREWWLDACCDGSSASDPHVTPDGLINQAYADDGAAKGLRGFAFSRIGGSDPGGDDSNYPAGPWSERRNTLQFTGDTPATWEMMSFEARFTADEAAAGLSNVSDDIGSFHGGHLADDMYARWMQLGTFQPIDRMHSDHGDRLPWNYTGAAAAAAESSLRLREALVPYTYTLAQQASATGVPIVRPMYLDYPTVDAAYTATGEYLYGDDVLVAPITSPNDANGNGSASVWVPPGSWTDYFTGRTYTGPATVTITDPLSQMPVLIRAGGILPTRTDYVDNAGTSPLTRLTVNVAAGADGAFSLYQDAGEGAGYRSGQSTSAPLTWNDTSRTLTVGAQSGGYGGAPTARAYTLRLSNSAAPTAVLVDGVQVPETDWSWNSNRRTVTVSTAPLALGSAHTVTLAGSATANPAAGEVTGPGGQCLDIRGGSSTDGTAVQLYGCNHTAAQTFSRPADNTLRALGKCVTVTGGATANHSPVGLATCSGAASQTWTHRTDGSLANPASGRCLDDPDGDTSPGAVQLQIYDCGGSTAQTWKLPPGAVGGPGALCADVGNADPASGTAIQLSGCNGTDAQRWSAPGDRTLHALGKCLDVSAGATANGAATQLWDCNGTGAQTWVSRGDGTLYNPQSGRCLDDRDNARKSGDALQIWDCNGTTAQRFTLS is encoded by the coding sequence ATGCATGGCTCATGCACCCGTCGGGCCCGGCGGATCCTGGCCGTGGGCGGCTGCCTGGCGCTGCTGTCCGCCGCGCTGGTCGGCGCCACCGTCGCCGCCGCGCCCGCGGCCCGCGCTGCGAGCGACGTCGTCACCGACGGCAACGCGCGGTTCGAGGTGCTGAGCCCGACGCTGGTGCGGCTGGAGTACGCCGGCGACGGCGTGTTCCAGGACGGGACGACCTTCAACGCCGTCAATCGGACCTTCCCGGTGCCCGCGTACACCACCGGCGTGAGCTCGGACGGCTACCGGGAGATCAGGACCAGCGGTCTGACCCTGCGGTACAAACAGGGCAGCGGACCGTTCACCGCCGCCAACCTGGCCGTGACGCTGGCCGGCACGGGGGTCACGGCCGCGCCGTCGTTCCCGTCGTTCTGCGTGGTGGGCTCGGCCTGCGAGGCGGAGAACGGCACGGTCACCGGGTCCGCCAAAGCGGCCTACGACCACAGCGGGCACACCGGTTCCGGCTTCGTCGCCGGGTACCAGGGCGCCGGCAGCGGTTTCGGACAGGACGTCTCGCAGATCCCCTCCACCGGCAGCTACCGGCTGTCGGTGCGCTACTCCAACGCGGCCGGCGGCACCGGCAGCCTGTCCACCCGGATCAACGGCGCCGCCGGGCCCGCGCTCGGCCTGCCGGCGACCTCCTCCTGGGACACCTGGTCCACCGCGTCCACGACCGTGAACCTCACCGCCGGCACCGACGCCGTCAGCATCGTGCAGAACGCCGGCGACACCGGCAAGGTCAACATCGACAGCCTCGCCGTCACGCCGGTCTCGACCACCGCCTACCCGACCGCCTCCGGCGCGCTCACCACCACCGGGTACGGCGCGGGTCCGACCGACACCCTCGGCGGCTGGTCGCGCTCGCTGGACAACCCGGGGACGCTGCCGGTGCCCGAGCACCCGGGCATCCTGGACCGCGACGGCTGGTACCTGATGGACGACACCCGCAGCGCACTGCTCAGCGCCTCCCACACCGTCACCGACCGGCCCGGGCACGGCGGACAGCCCTACGAGGACGGCTACTTCTTCGGCTACGGCCAGAACTACAAGCAGGGGCTGGCCGACCTCAACACCCTGACCGGCAGCGCCGCGCTGCTGCCCGAGTCGGCGTACGGGGTGTGGTACTCGCGCTACTACCCCTACGCGACCGCCGACTACGAGAACACCCTGCTGCCGGCCTTCCGCGCCAGCAACACCCCGATCGACTGGCTGGTGGTCGACACCGACTGGAAGTCGCCGACCCGGTGGAACGGCTGGGGCTGGAACTCCTCGCTCTTCCCCGACCCGCAGGCGTTCATGAACTGGACCAGGAGCCAGGGCCTCGCGGTGTCGTTGAACATCCACCCGACCATCGACAGCGCCGACCCGCAGTTCGCCGCCACCAACAGCGCGGCCGGCGGGCTGGCCTCCGACGGCGGCTCCACGTACAGGTTCGACTGGTCCGACCCGAAGCAGCTCGCCGCCTACCTGGCGCTGCACCAGCCGATCGAGCAGCAGGGCGTGCGGGAGTGGTGGCTGGACGCCTGCTGCGACGGCTCCTCCGCCTCCGACCCGCACGTCACCCCGGACGGTCTGATCAACCAGGCGTACGCGGACGACGGCGCCGCGAAGGGGCTGCGCGGGTTCGCGTTCTCCCGGATCGGTGGCTCCGACCCCGGCGGTGACGACAGCAACTACCCCGCCGGCCCGTGGTCGGAGCGGCGCAACACCCTGCAGTTCACCGGCGACACCCCGGCGACCTGGGAGATGATGTCCTTCGAGGCGCGCTTCACCGCCGACGAGGCGGCGGCCGGCCTGTCCAACGTCAGCGACGACATCGGCAGCTTCCACGGCGGGCACCTCGCCGACGACATGTACGCCCGGTGGATGCAGCTCGGGACCTTCCAGCCGATCGACCGCATGCACTCCGACCACGGCGACCGCCTGCCGTGGAACTACACCGGCGCCGCGGCGGCCGCCGCCGAGTCGTCCCTGCGGCTGCGCGAGGCGCTGGTGCCGTACACGTACACGCTGGCCCAGCAGGCGAGCGCGACCGGGGTACCGATCGTGCGGCCGATGTACCTGGACTACCCGACCGTCGACGCCGCCTACACCGCGACCGGCGAGTACCTCTACGGCGACGACGTGCTGGTCGCGCCGATCACCTCGCCGAACGACGCGAACGGCAACGGGTCGGCGTCGGTGTGGGTGCCGCCGGGCAGTTGGACCGACTACTTCACCGGCCGCACCTACACCGGCCCGGCCACCGTGACCATCACCGACCCGCTCTCGCAGATGCCGGTGCTGATCAGGGCAGGCGGCATCCTGCCCACCCGCACCGACTACGTCGACAACGCCGGTACGAGCCCGCTGACCCGGCTCACCGTCAACGTCGCGGCCGGCGCCGACGGCGCCTTCTCCCTCTACCAGGACGCCGGCGAGGGCGCCGGATACCGCAGCGGGCAGTCCACCTCGGCGCCGCTGACCTGGAACGACACGAGCCGCACCCTCACCGTCGGCGCCCAGAGCGGCGGTTACGGCGGGGCGCCCACCGCGCGGGCGTACACGCTGCGGCTGTCCAACTCGGCCGCGCCGACCGCCGTACTGGTCGACGGGGTGCAGGTGCCCGAGACCGACTGGTCGTGGAACTCCAACCGGCGCACGGTAACCGTCAGCACGGCCCCGCTGGCGCTGGGCTCCGCGCACACCGTCACGCTCGCCGGCAGCGCGACCGCCAACCCCGCCGCGGGCGAGGTCACCGGGCCCGGCGGCCAGTGCCTGGACATCCGCGGCGGCTCCTCCACCGACGGAACGGCCGTCCAGCTCTACGGCTGCAACCACACCGCCGCCCAGACCTTCTCGCGCCCGGCGGACAACACCCTTCGGGCGCTCGGAAAGTGCGTGACGGTCACCGGCGGCGCGACCGCGAACCACTCGCCGGTCGGTCTCGCCACCTGCTCGGGCGCGGCCTCCCAGACGTGGACCCACCGCACCGACGGGTCGCTGGCCAACCCCGCGTCGGGCCGCTGCCTCGACGACCCGGACGGCGACACCTCGCCCGGCGCCGTTCAGCTCCAGATCTACGACTGCGGCGGCTCCACGGCGCAGACGTGGAAGCTGCCGCCCGGCGCGGTGGGCGGCCCGGGAGCGCTGTGCGCGGACGTCGGCAACGCCGACCCCGCCTCCGGGACGGCGATCCAGCTGTCCGGCTGCAACGGCACCGACGCGCAGCGCTGGTCGGCCCCGGGCGACCGGACCCTGCACGCTCTGGGCAAGTGCCTGGACGTGTCGGCCGGCGCCACCGCGAACGGCGCCGCGACCCAGTTGTGGGACTGCAACGGCACGGGCGCGCAGACCTGGGTGAGCCGTGGCGACGGGACCCTCTACAACCCGCAGTCCGGCCGCTGCCTGGACGACCGGGACAACGCCCGGAAGTCGGGTGACGCGCTGCAGATCTGGGACTGCAACGGCACCACGGCCCAGCGGTTCACCCTGTCCTGA
- a CDS encoding alpha/beta hydrolase: MGLGGVAGEHGPDPAARHVPPFDPELGAALAAAGAAAREPVTSESLAGRQRRDASARPRPTVGDLRDGGRFEVEELRVPVPGGPDGGDVALVHARPTGAIGPLPVLYYLHGGGMIMGNAWSVLPRLLREWALPLQLAVISVEYRLAPRARYLQPVEDCWAGLVRVAEHAADLGVDADRVIIGGKSAGGGLAAALALLTRDRGGPVPIGQLLLSPMLDDRDATFSGHQMAGRDTWDRTSNATAWRALLGDRYGAADLSPYAAAARATDLSALAPAYIEVGSAETFRDEAVAYADGIWQAGGEAELHVWPGAFHGFDTLAPGAALSRDAREARSRWLRRILGR; this comes from the coding sequence GTGGGGCTCGGTGGAGTAGCGGGGGAGCACGGCCCCGACCCGGCGGCGCGGCACGTGCCGCCCTTCGATCCGGAGCTGGGCGCCGCGCTGGCGGCAGCAGGCGCGGCGGCGCGGGAGCCGGTCACCTCGGAGAGCCTCGCGGGCAGGCAGCGACGGGACGCCTCGGCCCGGCCCCGGCCCACGGTGGGGGACCTGCGGGACGGCGGCCGGTTCGAGGTGGAGGAGCTGCGCGTACCCGTCCCGGGAGGGCCGGACGGCGGTGACGTCGCCCTCGTCCACGCCCGGCCGACCGGGGCCATCGGGCCGCTGCCGGTGCTGTACTACCTGCACGGCGGCGGAATGATCATGGGCAACGCGTGGTCGGTCCTTCCTCGGCTGCTGCGCGAATGGGCCCTCCCGCTGCAGCTCGCCGTCATCTCCGTCGAGTACCGGCTGGCGCCGAGGGCCCGGTACCTCCAGCCCGTGGAGGACTGTTGGGCCGGTCTCGTCCGGGTGGCAGAGCACGCGGCCGACCTCGGCGTCGACGCGGACCGCGTCATCATCGGGGGGAAGAGCGCCGGCGGTGGACTCGCCGCGGCCCTCGCCCTGCTGACCCGCGACCGGGGCGGCCCGGTTCCGATCGGTCAACTGCTCCTGAGCCCGATGCTCGACGACCGTGACGCCACCTTCTCCGGCCACCAGATGGCCGGCCGCGACACCTGGGACCGGACCTCCAACGCGACCGCGTGGCGGGCACTGCTGGGCGACCGGTACGGCGCCGCCGACCTGTCGCCCTACGCGGCCGCCGCGCGCGCCACGGATCTGTCCGCCTTGGCCCCGGCCTACATCGAGGTCGGATCGGCCGAGACCTTCAGGGACGAGGCCGTGGCCTACGCCGACGGGATCTGGCAGGCCGGTGGCGAGGCCGAACTGCACGTGTGGCCGGGCGCGTTCCACGGCTTCGACACGCTCGCACCGGGTGCGGCCCTCAGCCGGGACGCCCGCGAAGCCCGCTCCCGCTGGCTCCGGCGGATCCTCGGACGATGA
- a CDS encoding alpha/beta hydrolase → MNSLHFTARSSSNGVVERDFTVGDVPGVLWSPVSAADRAPLVLMGHGGGNHKKHPAMSGRARLLVAGCGFHVAVIDAPGHGDRPRTAHDEAEIAELFRARAAGEPEGPIVVRYNDHLAELALPEYRATLDALQQLPEIGADGPVGYWGINMGTAIGIPFVAAEPRITAAVFGQHWPDVLAEKAKRITVPIEFDLQWDDEHISREEGLALFDAFASKEKSLHVNSGAHKELPRFEADSAVRFFTRHLGAATTPSA, encoded by the coding sequence GTGAATTCTCTGCACTTCACCGCCCGGTCGTCGTCGAACGGCGTCGTCGAGCGCGACTTCACCGTGGGCGACGTCCCCGGTGTTCTCTGGTCTCCGGTCTCCGCCGCCGATCGCGCGCCCCTGGTCCTGATGGGCCACGGCGGCGGCAACCACAAGAAGCACCCGGCGATGTCCGGCCGGGCCCGCCTCCTGGTGGCCGGCTGCGGCTTCCACGTCGCCGTCATCGACGCGCCCGGGCACGGCGACCGGCCGCGCACCGCGCACGACGAGGCCGAGATCGCCGAGCTGTTCCGGGCGAGGGCGGCCGGCGAGCCGGAGGGCCCGATCGTCGTCCGCTACAACGACCACCTGGCGGAGCTCGCCCTGCCCGAGTACCGGGCGACCCTGGACGCGCTCCAGCAGCTCCCGGAGATCGGCGCCGACGGGCCGGTCGGCTACTGGGGCATCAACATGGGCACCGCGATCGGCATTCCGTTCGTGGCGGCCGAACCCCGGATCACCGCCGCGGTCTTCGGCCAGCACTGGCCCGACGTCCTGGCCGAGAAGGCGAAGCGGATCACCGTCCCGATCGAGTTCGACCTGCAGTGGGACGACGAGCACATCTCCCGCGAGGAGGGACTCGCCCTGTTCGACGCCTTCGCCTCGAAGGAGAAGTCGCTGCACGTGAACTCCGGCGCGCACAAGGAGCTCCCCAGGTTCGAGGCCGACAGCGCGGTCCGCTTCTTCACCCGACACCTCGGCGCGGCGACCACCCCCTCCGCCTGA
- a CDS encoding hydrophobic protein: MVPLLLVLLLALLLFGAGFALKALWWVAVVVLVFWLVGFLARGTHSSGRRHSWYRW, translated from the coding sequence ATGGTTCCGCTTCTTCTCGTTCTTCTGCTGGCCCTGCTGCTGTTCGGCGCGGGCTTCGCACTCAAGGCGCTGTGGTGGGTCGCCGTCGTCGTCCTGGTGTTCTGGCTGGTCGGCTTCCTCGCCCGCGGCACCCACTCCTCCGGACGACGTCACAGCTGGTACCGCTGGTAG
- a CDS encoding SRPBCC family protein has translation MKQVEESIEVDVPVSVAYAQWTRFEEFPMFMDGVQRIDRRAAGLTHWVVRVAGATREFDARVTEQIPDERVAWTTVAGDLHQAGVVTFHRLDSTRTKVMLQLDHDPHGLVETVGDLLGFADRQAIDDLRAFKAFIESRGATVPAPRAAEADGGIGGGTDVA, from the coding sequence ATGAAGCAGGTCGAGGAGTCGATCGAGGTCGACGTGCCCGTGTCCGTCGCCTATGCGCAGTGGACGCGGTTCGAGGAGTTCCCGATGTTCATGGACGGCGTGCAGCGCATCGACCGGCGCGCCGCCGGTCTGACGCACTGGGTGGTCAGGGTCGCCGGTGCGACCCGGGAGTTCGATGCCCGAGTGACCGAGCAGATCCCCGACGAGCGGGTCGCCTGGACCACGGTGGCCGGCGATCTGCACCAGGCCGGCGTGGTCACCTTCCACCGGCTGGACAGCACGCGGACCAAGGTGATGCTGCAGCTCGACCACGACCCGCACGGCCTGGTCGAGACGGTCGGCGACCTGCTCGGTTTCGCGGACCGCCAGGCCATCGACGACCTCCGGGCGTTCAAGGCGTTCATCGAATCGAGGGGCGCCACCGTACCGGCGCCGCGCGCCGCCGAGGCCGACGGCGGCATCGGCGGCGGGACGGACGTCGCCTGA
- the proP gene encoding glycine betaine/L-proline transporter ProP → MSPAPLTPVTHTVPAAPSGRPSPGGLPSGGRHATGPEPLAAEEVTVVDPRMLRRAVSAAALGNAMEWFDFGVYSYLAVTLGKVFFPAASGTAQLLATFATFAAAFLIRPLGGVVFGPLGDRVGRQKVLAATMIMMAAGTFAIGLIPSYSMIGIGAPVLLLVARMVQGFSTGGEYGGATTFVAEYAPDRRRGLLCSWLEFGTLTGYVAGAGLVTLMTTLLDEQSLLSWGWRLPFLIAGPLGLIGLYLRMRLEETPAFRKLQQEADATKDERPRSRLRDLVTRHRRALLLCMALVLVYNVTDYMLLSYLPTYLTTEVSFGATSGLLVVIAAMGLMMVVNGPLGRLSDRIGRRPVLMAGCLGFLFLSVPALLLIRRGDQWAVLLGVGGLCLLLTCFTSTMPSALPALFPTHIRYGGMSVGFNVSVSLFGGTTPLVVTALINATGNRMTPAYYMMAAAVIGAVAVALTPESARRPLPGSPPAVASPEEARRLVAARSTGRAAVTGAGRRTSSSRSAGQPAH, encoded by the coding sequence TTGAGTCCAGCGCCACTGACACCCGTCACGCACACCGTCCCGGCCGCCCCGTCCGGACGCCCGAGCCCCGGCGGCCTGCCATCGGGCGGCCGGCACGCCACGGGCCCGGAGCCGCTCGCGGCCGAGGAGGTGACCGTCGTCGACCCTCGGATGCTCCGGCGGGCCGTGTCGGCCGCGGCGCTCGGCAATGCGATGGAGTGGTTCGACTTCGGCGTCTACAGCTATCTGGCTGTGACTCTCGGTAAGGTGTTCTTCCCTGCCGCGAGCGGCACGGCGCAGCTGTTGGCGACCTTCGCCACCTTCGCCGCCGCCTTCCTGATCCGCCCGCTGGGCGGCGTGGTCTTCGGGCCGTTGGGCGACCGGGTGGGGCGGCAGAAGGTCCTCGCCGCCACCATGATCATGATGGCGGCCGGCACCTTCGCGATCGGTCTGATCCCCTCCTACTCCATGATCGGGATCGGAGCGCCCGTCCTGCTGCTCGTCGCCCGGATGGTGCAGGGCTTCTCGACGGGCGGTGAGTACGGCGGCGCGACGACCTTCGTCGCCGAGTACGCCCCCGACCGTCGCCGGGGCCTCCTCTGCAGCTGGCTGGAGTTCGGCACCCTGACCGGCTACGTGGCCGGCGCCGGGCTGGTGACGTTGATGACCACCCTGCTCGACGAGCAGAGCCTGCTCTCCTGGGGCTGGCGGCTGCCGTTCCTGATCGCCGGACCGCTGGGCCTGATCGGCCTCTACCTGCGGATGCGGCTGGAGGAGACGCCGGCGTTCCGCAAGCTCCAGCAGGAGGCCGACGCGACCAAGGACGAGCGGCCCCGCAGTCGGCTGCGGGATCTCGTGACCAGGCACCGGAGGGCGCTGCTGCTCTGCATGGCACTGGTGCTGGTCTACAACGTGACCGACTACATGCTGCTGTCCTACCTGCCGACCTACCTGACCACCGAGGTGAGCTTCGGCGCCACCAGCGGTCTCCTGGTGGTGATCGCCGCGATGGGCCTGATGATGGTCGTCAACGGCCCGCTCGGACGGCTGTCGGACCGGATCGGCCGCCGGCCGGTGCTGATGGCCGGCTGCCTCGGGTTCCTGTTCCTCTCGGTGCCCGCCCTGCTGCTGATCCGCCGGGGCGACCAGTGGGCCGTGCTGCTCGGGGTCGGCGGGCTCTGCCTGCTGCTGACCTGCTTCACCAGCACGATGCCCTCCGCCCTGCCGGCCCTCTTCCCGACCCACATCCGGTACGGGGGCATGTCGGTCGGCTTCAACGTCTCGGTCTCGTTGTTCGGCGGTACGACCCCGCTGGTCGTCACCGCGCTGATCAACGCCACCGGCAACCGGATGACGCCCGCCTACTACATGATGGCCGCCGCCGTGATCGGCGCGGTCGCCGTGGCGCTGACGCCCGAGAGTGCGCGCCGCCCGCTGCCGGGTTCGCCGCCGGCGGTCGCCTCGCCCGAGGAGGCCCGCAGGCTGGTCGCGGCCCGAAGCACGGGAAGGGCGGCGGTGACGGGAGCCGGACGGCGCACGTCCTCCTCCCGGAGCGCCGGACAGCCGGCGCACTGA